Proteins from one Chroococcidiopsis sp. CCMEE 29 genomic window:
- a CDS encoding sucrose synthase, whose product MSELLQAVLDSEERSDLRQFISELRHQEKSYLLRNDILTAYTDYCNKYQKPNEFYNSSNLGKLIYYTQEIIQEDSNLYLIIRPKIAGQEVYRLTEDLSVDSLTVQDLLDLRDRLVNRFHPNEGDILELDFGPFYDYTPTIRDAKNIGKGVQYLNRYLSSKLFQDPRQWLEGLFNFLRLHQYNGTQLLINGRIQSQQQLSDRVKQALVFVGDRPSDQPYEEFQYELQGMGFEAGWGNTAGRVGETLEILDELLDSPDHQTLEAFISRVPMVFKIVLVSIHGWFGQEGVLGRPDTGGQVVYVLDQAKNLEKQLQEDTTLAGLDGLNVKPKVIILSRLIPNSDGTLCNQRLEKVHGTENAWILRVPLREFNPKLTQNWISRFEFWPYLETFAIDAEKELLAELHGKPDLIVGNYTDGNLVAFLLARRMNVTQCNIAHALEKSKYLFSNLYWQDLEDKYHFSLQFTADLIAMNAANFIISSTYQEIVGTPDSVGQYESYRCFTMPDLYHVVNGIELFSPKFNVVPPGVNEKYYFPYSRTEERLPSDRQRVEEMLFTLEDSAQIFGKLDDPSKRPVFSMARLDRIKNLTGLAECFGKSAALQEQCNLILVAGKLRVEESDDNEERDEIVKLYRIIDEYNLHGKIRWLGVRLSKTDSGEIYRVIADHQGIFVQPALFEAFGLTVLEAMISGLPTFATQFGGPLEIIQDKVNGFYINPTHLEEMAEKILEFVSKCEQNPNYWYEISTRGIDRVYTTYTWKIHTTRLLSLARTYGFWNFTSKENREDLLRYIEALFYLIYKPRAQQLLEQHMNR is encoded by the coding sequence ATGTCTGAATTGCTCCAAGCTGTCCTCGACAGTGAAGAAAGAAGCGATCTCCGTCAGTTTATTAGTGAGCTACGCCATCAGGAAAAGAGCTACTTATTACGGAACGATATCCTCACTGCTTATACCGACTACTGCAATAAGTATCAGAAGCCTAACGAGTTCTACAACTCATCTAATTTAGGCAAACTGATTTATTACACTCAGGAAATTATTCAGGAGGATAGTAACTTATACTTAATTATTCGTCCTAAAATTGCCGGTCAAGAAGTTTATCGGTTGACGGAAGATTTGAGCGTCGATTCGCTGACCGTGCAAGATTTACTGGATCTGCGCGATCGCCTGGTCAACCGCTTTCACCCCAATGAAGGGGACATCTTAGAATTGGATTTCGGTCCATTTTATGACTACACCCCGACGATTCGTGACGCCAAAAATATTGGCAAAGGGGTACAGTATCTCAACCGTTATCTATCTAGCAAATTATTTCAAGACCCCCGGCAATGGCTAGAGGGCTTGTTTAATTTCTTGCGCCTGCACCAATATAACGGCACTCAGCTACTGATTAACGGGCGGATTCAGTCGCAGCAGCAACTCTCTGACCGAGTTAAACAGGCTTTGGTATTTGTGGGCGATCGCCCCAGCGACCAACCCTACGAAGAATTCCAGTATGAGCTGCAAGGTATGGGCTTTGAAGCTGGTTGGGGTAACACCGCCGGACGGGTGGGAGAAACGCTGGAGATTTTGGATGAACTACTCGACTCACCAGATCACCAGACGCTGGAAGCCTTTATCTCCCGGGTGCCGATGGTCTTTAAGATCGTTCTTGTGTCCATTCATGGTTGGTTTGGGCAAGAGGGAGTTTTAGGGCGACCTGATACTGGCGGTCAGGTTGTCTACGTCCTTGACCAAGCAAAGAACCTGGAAAAACAGCTGCAAGAAGATACCACGCTGGCTGGGTTAGATGGATTGAATGTCAAGCCAAAGGTAATTATTCTCAGCCGCCTGATTCCCAATAGTGATGGCACCCTTTGTAACCAACGCTTGGAGAAAGTTCACGGCACTGAAAATGCCTGGATTTTGCGCGTGCCTTTGCGGGAATTCAATCCTAAGCTGACTCAAAACTGGATTTCGCGGTTTGAGTTTTGGCCTTATTTAGAAACCTTCGCGATCGATGCGGAAAAAGAACTACTGGCGGAATTGCACGGTAAGCCTGACTTGATCGTTGGTAACTATACCGATGGTAATTTGGTGGCGTTCCTGCTGGCGCGGCGGATGAATGTGACTCAGTGCAACATTGCCCACGCCCTGGAAAAGTCTAAATACTTATTTAGTAACCTCTACTGGCAAGATCTGGAAGATAAATACCACTTCTCGTTGCAGTTCACCGCCGATTTGATTGCGATGAATGCTGCCAATTTCATCATTAGCAGTACCTACCAGGAGATTGTCGGTACCCCTGATAGTGTGGGGCAGTACGAGTCTTACCGATGTTTTACAATGCCGGATTTGTATCATGTAGTGAATGGCATTGAGCTATTTAGTCCCAAGTTCAATGTGGTGCCGCCGGGAGTGAATGAGAAATACTACTTCCCCTATTCGCGCACCGAAGAACGGCTACCGAGCGATCGCCAACGGGTGGAAGAAATGCTGTTCACCTTGGAAGACTCCGCCCAAATATTTGGCAAACTCGACGATCCCAGCAAGCGCCCGGTGTTCTCAATGGCGCGTCTCGACCGAATTAAGAACCTCACTGGTTTGGCAGAATGCTTTGGCAAGAGTGCTGCCTTACAGGAACAGTGCAACTTAATCCTAGTTGCAGGTAAGTTGCGGGTAGAAGAATCAGACGACAACGAAGAACGCGATGAAATTGTCAAGCTTTACCGCATCATTGACGAGTACAATCTACACGGCAAAATTCGCTGGCTAGGTGTGCGCCTGTCTAAGACAGACTCGGGTGAAATTTATCGGGTAATTGCTGACCATCAAGGGATTTTTGTGCAACCAGCTTTGTTTGAAGCCTTTGGTTTGACAGTTCTAGAGGCGATGATTTCAGGATTGCCGACTTTTGCGACACAGTTTGGCGGTCCCCTAGAAATTATTCAGGATAAAGTGAATGGCTTTTACATTAACCCGACACACTTAGAAGAAATGGCGGAAAAAATCCTGGAATTTGTTTCTAAGTGTGAGCAGAATCCCAACTATTGGTATGAAATTTCCACCCGAGGTATTGACCGAGTTTATACTACTTACACCTGGAAAATTCACACGACGCGGCTACTATCGCTGGCGCGGACTTACGGCTTCTGGAATTTTACCTCGAAGGAAAACCGCGAGGATTTGTTGCGTTACATTGAAGCTTTGTTCTATTTGATCTACAAGCCAAGAGCGCAACAACTTTTGGAGCAGCACATGAATCGTTAA
- a CDS encoding carboxypeptidase M32, with protein MQTLEKTEPKLVELKARLTEINDVESAASLLYWDQATYMPPGGAAARGRQMGTLHQIAHTKFIDPAIGQLLEDLRPYEASLPYDSDEASLIRITRHDYERAVKIPASFTAKFSHHSAESYEAWAKARAANDFAAVQPYLEKTLDLSREMANFFPGYEHIADPLIEEADYGMKAESVRSLFAELRSHLVPIVEAIASQPVADASCLHQNFSEAQQIAFSLKVIEQLGYDFQRGRQDKTLHPFMTKFSTGDVRITTRVRENDLNEGLLSTIHEMGHALYEQGINRGFEATPLAGGTSSGVHESQSRLWENFVGRSRNFWQFFYPQLQAVFPNQLSDVSLETFYRAINKVERSLIRTDADEVTYNLHVMIRFDLELQMLEGSLAVGDLPQAWNERYRSDLGIVPPNDTNGVLQDVHWYGGMIGGMFQGYTLGNLMSAQFFEAALKANSEISSQIATGNFTTLHDWLKQNIYQHGRKYTAAEIVERVTGSPLRIDPFIRYVERKYGELYSL; from the coding sequence ATGCAGACGCTTGAAAAGACTGAACCCAAACTCGTAGAACTGAAAGCCCGTCTCACTGAAATCAACGATGTTGAATCAGCTGCTTCCCTTCTGTACTGGGATCAGGCAACGTATATGCCGCCTGGTGGCGCCGCTGCCCGGGGTCGCCAGATGGGTACGTTGCACCAGATTGCCCATACGAAATTTATCGATCCTGCGATCGGGCAACTGTTGGAAGATTTGCGCCCCTATGAAGCTAGCTTGCCCTACGATTCCGACGAAGCCAGCTTGATCCGGATTACTCGGCATGACTATGAAAGAGCAGTAAAGATTCCCGCCTCCTTCACCGCTAAATTTTCTCATCATTCTGCCGAGAGCTACGAAGCTTGGGCAAAGGCACGAGCAGCAAACGATTTTGCTGCTGTACAGCCTTACCTGGAAAAGACTCTGGATCTGAGCCGTGAAATGGCAAACTTTTTTCCAGGCTACGAGCATATTGCCGATCCGCTAATTGAAGAAGCGGACTATGGAATGAAGGCTGAGAGTGTGCGATCGCTATTTGCCGAATTACGCTCTCATCTGGTGCCAATTGTAGAAGCCATTGCCTCCCAACCCGTTGCCGATGCCTCCTGCTTACACCAAAATTTCTCAGAAGCTCAGCAGATAGCATTTAGCCTAAAAGTGATTGAACAGCTGGGTTATGATTTCCAGCGAGGGCGGCAAGATAAAACCTTGCACCCATTTATGACTAAATTCTCGACTGGCGATGTACGCATCACCACCCGCGTCAGAGAAAATGACTTGAATGAAGGGCTACTTAGCACAATTCACGAGATGGGACACGCTCTATATGAGCAAGGAATTAATCGAGGATTTGAAGCGACGCCCCTGGCTGGTGGCACGTCTTCAGGCGTGCACGAAAGTCAATCTCGCCTGTGGGAAAACTTTGTCGGACGTAGCCGCAACTTTTGGCAGTTCTTCTATCCTCAATTACAAGCAGTTTTCCCCAATCAGCTCAGTGATGTTTCTCTGGAGACTTTTTACAGAGCAATTAATAAAGTTGAGCGATCGCTGATCCGCACCGATGCTGATGAAGTGACATATAATCTCCACGTGATGATTCGCTTTGACTTAGAGCTACAAATGTTGGAAGGCTCTTTGGCAGTGGGAGACCTTCCTCAAGCCTGGAATGAACGTTATCGCTCTGACTTGGGTATTGTTCCACCGAATGACACTAACGGAGTATTACAGGATGTACACTGGTACGGTGGCATGATTGGAGGGATGTTCCAAGGTTACACCCTAGGCAACCTGATGAGCGCCCAGTTTTTTGAGGCTGCTCTCAAGGCAAATTCCGAAATTTCTAGCCAAATTGCAACGGGTAATTTCACTACGCTGCACGATTGGCTGAAACAAAATATTTATCAGCACGGTCGCAAGTACACAGCTGCTGAAATAGTCGAGCGTGTAACTGGAAGTCCTTTGAGGATTGACCCATTTATCCGCTACGTCGAGCGAAAATACGGAGAACTTTACTCCCTTTAA
- a CDS encoding DUF3240 family protein yields the protein MSSSFNQGVLVTIICEAVLQDRLVNLLKTLNASGYTIVQARGAGGHGRRMGDIAGYNTNIEVKTLVASEISDQLLEELKQFQATHALIAFRQKVEGLFD from the coding sequence ATGTCTTCTTCCTTCAACCAGGGTGTTCTCGTCACGATTATCTGTGAAGCCGTATTGCAGGACCGCCTGGTAAACCTGCTGAAAACCCTAAATGCCTCCGGCTACACAATAGTGCAAGCACGGGGTGCTGGTGGTCACGGTAGACGCATGGGAGATATTGCTGGCTACAACACTAATATTGAAGTCAAAACTCTCGTTGCCTCAGAAATATCAGACCAATTACTTGAAGAACTGAAGCAATTTCAGGCGACTCACGCCTTGATTGCCTTCCGGCAAAAAGTAGAAGGCTTGTTTGATTAA
- the pyrR gene encoding bifunctional pyr operon transcriptional regulator/uracil phosphoribosyltransferase PyrR: protein MPAKVVEILSAEEIRRTLTRLASQVVEKSRDLSQLVILGIYTKGVSLAQLLACQIEVLEGVTVPVGALDITFYRDDLDRIGVRTPAKTEISFDLTGKTVLLVDDVIYKGRTIRAALNAVNEYGRPAAIWLAVLVDRGHRELPIQPDFIGKHLPTAKEEQVKVYLQDLDGRDAVELIGSS, encoded by the coding sequence ATGCCTGCTAAAGTTGTTGAAATTTTATCAGCGGAGGAAATCCGCCGTACTCTGACTCGCCTTGCCTCGCAGGTGGTAGAAAAGTCACGTGATTTGTCTCAGTTAGTAATACTAGGTATTTATACAAAAGGTGTTTCCTTAGCTCAGTTGTTAGCTTGCCAAATTGAAGTGCTAGAAGGGGTAACAGTCCCGGTGGGGGCATTGGATATTACGTTCTACCGGGACGATCTCGATCGAATTGGTGTGCGGACTCCAGCTAAAACAGAGATTTCCTTTGATTTGACTGGTAAGACAGTTTTGCTGGTGGATGATGTAATTTATAAAGGACGCACGATTCGAGCTGCGCTGAATGCAGTGAATGAATATGGTAGACCAGCAGCTATTTGGCTAGCAGTACTGGTGGATAGGGGGCATCGAGAGCTACCAATTCAACCGGACTTTATCGGTAAACACTTGCCGACCGCGAAAGAGGAACAAGTCAAGGTTTACTTACAAGATTTAGATGGGCGGGATGCGGTGGAGTTAATCGGCTCTAGTTAA
- the cbiB gene encoding adenosylcobinamide-phosphate synthase CbiB, giving the protein MNFFFDRSIVVLIIAAVLDYLIGDPWGWFHPVQVMGWVISRFTQFVFNHYHQPLILRWAGIVLGSGLVIGSGVVGWLLVYSARWLHPLFGIAVESILLASCFAGRSLRAAAEEVLQHLKTGDIAQARSTLSLYVGRDTQKLSEPEILRAILETVTENATDGVMAPLFYAIAAAVVLGGSVPLALAYKAASTLDSMVGYREAPYTHLGWFSARLEDKLTWLPCRLVVITLALLSGKPWHVWRICRRDAIKDSSPNSGWSECAYAAVLGVQVGGTNWYRGVAKHKPLLGEPIYPITPAQIYQALHLTRYCCLIWLGLAIVALGLLR; this is encoded by the coding sequence TTGAACTTCTTCTTTGATCGCTCAATTGTTGTTTTAATCATTGCTGCCGTTCTGGATTACCTAATTGGCGATCCGTGGGGTTGGTTTCATCCAGTGCAAGTGATGGGCTGGGTAATTTCTCGTTTTACTCAATTTGTTTTCAACCATTACCACCAGCCGCTAATCTTACGCTGGGCTGGGATAGTTTTGGGGAGTGGATTGGTAATTGGCAGTGGTGTAGTAGGGTGGTTACTGGTTTATAGTGCCAGATGGTTGCATCCCCTGTTTGGGATTGCTGTAGAAAGCATTTTACTAGCTAGCTGTTTTGCGGGTCGAAGCTTGAGAGCAGCCGCTGAAGAGGTTTTGCAGCACCTAAAAACTGGTGATATTGCTCAGGCTCGTTCTACTTTAAGCCTTTATGTTGGTCGGGATACACAGAAGCTGTCAGAGCCGGAAATTTTAAGAGCGATTTTAGAGACAGTAACAGAAAATGCCACAGATGGGGTAATGGCTCCCTTGTTTTACGCGATCGCGGCAGCAGTTGTGCTGGGGGGCAGTGTTCCCCTTGCTCTAGCTTACAAAGCTGCAAGTACCCTGGATTCAATGGTTGGCTATCGGGAAGCACCATATACTCATTTGGGCTGGTTCAGTGCACGCCTGGAGGATAAGCTAACTTGGCTACCTTGTCGGTTAGTGGTGATAACTCTGGCGCTTTTGTCTGGTAAACCTTGGCACGTTTGGCGAATTTGCCGCCGGGATGCCATCAAAGATTCTAGTCCTAATTCTGGCTGGAGTGAATGTGCTTACGCAGCAGTGCTGGGTGTCCAGGTGGGAGGAACAAACTGGTATCGTGGGGTCGCTAAACACAAACCGTTACTAGGAGAGCCGATTTATCCCATCACTCCGGCACAGATTTATCAAGCTTTGCATCTGACTAGATATTGCTGTTTGATTTGGCTGGGATTAGCGATCGTTGCCTTAGGTTTACTGCGTTGA
- a CDS encoding Rrf2 family transcriptional regulator, whose translation MKLTTRAHYSVKALLDLSLQPRYGPGSVRAIANRQDIPAPYLEKLLIEMRRAGLVQSIRGVQGGYKLARSPAQISLGQILEAVGETIEPLPHHTPEQRQAEDWVTFTLWQQLHQKLKEALYSITLADLYYDARSWQAAQGEATSFVV comes from the coding sequence ATGAAGCTAACAACCCGTGCACACTACAGTGTTAAAGCGCTGCTTGATTTAAGCTTACAGCCAAGGTATGGACCTGGGTCTGTAAGAGCGATCGCCAATCGCCAAGATATTCCCGCTCCTTATTTAGAAAAATTACTAATCGAAATGCGCCGTGCTGGGTTAGTGCAATCAATTCGGGGTGTTCAAGGTGGCTACAAGTTGGCGCGATCGCCTGCACAAATTTCTTTGGGACAAATACTAGAGGCAGTGGGCGAAACAATTGAACCGCTGCCTCACCATACTCCAGAACAAAGGCAAGCAGAAGACTGGGTGACTTTTACCCTATGGCAGCAACTGCATCAAAAGTTGAAAGAAGCGCTGTATAGTATAACCCTTGCAGATCTCTATTACGATGCCCGTAGCTGGCAAGCTGCTCAAGGAGAGGCAACTAGTTTTGTGGTTTAG